One stretch of Chryseobacterium indologenes DNA includes these proteins:
- a CDS encoding HD domain-containing protein yields the protein MQNKLKIINDPVHGFIKIPHEILFDIIEHPYFQRLRRIGQTGLLNLIFPGATHTRFHHALGAMHLMFTALETLKQKGVKISEEEEKGAMLAILMHDIGHGPFSHALESMLMDDWHHEKLSLLLMNKLNEEFNGQLSMAIEMFQGKYHRKFFNQLISSQLDVDRLDYLKRDSFFTGVSEGNINTQRIISMMNVCEEGELVIDAKGIYSIENFLTARMFMYWQVYYHKTSALAEFLLVKILERAKYLISQGVELPATENLKYFLYRGKSAATDEDIERFTRLDDNDVIQAMKEWQTSDDFVLSYWCKSVIQRNLPKTIISSHPFNEKVIEEKIKITNEFFGIDNGEELVYEIKRKLLPYDTEKQPIYLLQKNGKRMKLHESEDQLLSGLMINKTTRYILMFPRDISRLDS from the coding sequence ATGCAGAATAAGCTAAAAATCATCAATGATCCTGTTCATGGATTTATCAAAATTCCTCACGAAATTTTATTTGATATTATTGAACATCCCTATTTTCAGAGATTAAGAAGGATTGGTCAGACCGGTCTTTTGAATCTTATTTTTCCAGGTGCTACCCATACAAGGTTTCATCATGCTTTAGGAGCAATGCATTTGATGTTTACAGCTTTGGAAACATTGAAACAGAAAGGCGTTAAGATCTCTGAAGAAGAGGAAAAAGGAGCGATGCTGGCTATTTTGATGCACGATATCGGACATGGACCATTTTCCCATGCCCTGGAAAGCATGCTGATGGATGACTGGCATCATGAAAAACTCTCTTTATTGCTGATGAATAAACTGAATGAAGAATTTAATGGTCAGCTATCTATGGCTATTGAAATGTTTCAGGGGAAATATCACAGGAAGTTTTTTAATCAGCTGATCTCATCTCAATTGGACGTTGATAGATTAGATTATTTGAAAAGAGACAGCTTTTTTACAGGGGTTTCAGAAGGAAATATTAATACCCAGAGAATTATTTCCATGATGAATGTATGTGAAGAAGGAGAATTGGTTATTGATGCCAAAGGCATCTATTCCATTGAAAATTTTTTAACGGCCAGAATGTTTATGTACTGGCAGGTCTATTATCATAAAACTTCAGCCTTAGCTGAATTTCTGTTGGTAAAGATTCTTGAAAGAGCCAAATACCTGATTTCCCAAGGGGTTGAACTGCCAGCAACAGAAAATCTGAAATATTTTTTATACCGTGGTAAGAGCGCGGCAACAGATGAAGACATAGAAAGATTCACCAGATTAGATGACAATGATGTGATTCAGGCTATGAAAGAATGGCAGACTTCTGATGATTTTGTTTTATCCTATTGGTGTAAAAGTGTTATTCAGAGAAACCTTCCAAAAACTATTATTTCATCACATCCTTTCAATGAAAAGGTTATTGAAGAAAAAATAAAAATTACCAATGAATTTTTTGGAATTGATAATGGGGAAGAGTTGGTTTATGAGATCAAGAGGAAACTTTTACCTTATGATACCGAAAAGCAGCCAATTTATTTATTGCAGAAAAATGGGAAAAGAATGAAGCTTCACGAGTCAGAAGACCAGCTTTTATCAGGGTTGATGATAAATAAAACCACGCGTTATATTCTTATGTTTCCAAGAGATATCTCCCGTTTAGATTCTTAA
- a CDS encoding S41 family peptidase, translated as MRKYSLFIFLFLSLHFSAQVLSEDQKLESLCRVWGFLKYYHPDVAKGNLNWDQQLFKKINELERINDKATLNHLYSNWIESLGKINECTECLREKDTTYFLKNFDLSWIDNSKIFTNVTSQKLRYIENNRNIGNHHYVGKGGRKIYFRNENSYGSGFSSKQVSLLELFRYWNYVEYFFPYKYQTDQNWNDVLTEMIPKFLHIDNDQDYQLALAELVTKTDDSHAFLFSPLISLYQYGNRKLPVEYSYAEGKLVITKINDNRFHEKIPFTIGDVIYDVNGKTIPQMINSLGKYIPASNSWGKVNKIKSKLLFSSNDSLSVKLERNGQNMEVIAKTYFIKDIIIKKAPASQTWKFLDEKKKIGYVNMGILAKDDVNEMYKAMRFTESIIFDLRNYPKLTIIPLSELLLPQSTTYYQFTFPETSYPGKFYSRKNNIGRKNPDYYKGNVIVLVDENTQSQAETTTMMFKQHPKSKIIGSNTSGANGDIIKFKIADLDTCFTGLGAYYPDGRETQRIGIIPDILIKPTVEGIKNGKDEVLERALLYIKNKN; from the coding sequence ATGAGAAAATATTCTCTTTTCATTTTTTTATTTTTAAGTCTACATTTTTCCGCACAGGTTTTATCTGAAGATCAAAAACTGGAATCCCTTTGCAGGGTCTGGGGATTTTTAAAATATTATCATCCAGATGTAGCAAAAGGCAATCTGAATTGGGATCAGCAGCTCTTCAAAAAAATTAATGAACTTGAAAGAATCAATGACAAAGCAACATTAAACCATTTATATTCCAACTGGATTGAAAGTCTTGGAAAAATTAATGAGTGTACAGAATGTCTGCGGGAAAAGGATACAACGTATTTTCTGAAAAATTTTGATCTGAGCTGGATAGATAATTCCAAGATATTTACAAATGTTACTTCTCAGAAACTCCGCTATATTGAAAACAACAGGAATATTGGTAATCATCATTATGTAGGAAAGGGAGGAAGAAAAATATATTTCAGAAATGAAAATTCTTACGGGTCAGGATTCTCTTCCAAACAAGTCAGCTTATTGGAACTGTTCAGATATTGGAATTATGTAGAGTATTTTTTTCCCTATAAATATCAAACCGATCAAAACTGGAATGATGTTCTTACGGAAATGATACCTAAATTTCTCCATATTGATAATGACCAAGACTATCAGTTGGCATTAGCAGAATTGGTTACAAAGACTGATGATTCGCATGCTTTTCTTTTTTCACCATTAATTAGTCTTTATCAATATGGCAACAGAAAACTTCCGGTAGAATATTCCTATGCAGAAGGAAAATTGGTTATTACAAAAATAAATGACAACCGGTTTCATGAGAAAATCCCATTCACCATCGGTGATGTTATTTATGATGTAAATGGAAAAACAATTCCGCAAATGATTAACAGCCTTGGAAAATACATCCCTGCTTCCAACTCCTGGGGAAAAGTAAATAAGATAAAAAGCAAGCTTCTTTTCAGCAGCAATGATTCACTTTCCGTTAAGCTGGAAAGGAACGGACAGAATATGGAGGTCATTGCAAAGACTTATTTTATAAAAGATATTATCATTAAGAAAGCGCCTGCCTCACAAACATGGAAGTTTCTGGATGAGAAAAAGAAAATAGGTTACGTCAATATGGGAATTCTTGCTAAAGACGATGTAAATGAAATGTACAAAGCTATGAGGTTTACGGAATCAATCATTTTTGATCTTAGAAATTATCCCAAACTTACCATTATCCCTTTAAGTGAATTGCTACTTCCTCAATCCACCACTTATTACCAGTTTACTTTCCCTGAAACCAGCTATCCCGGAAAATTTTACAGCAGGAAAAACAATATTGGCAGAAAGAATCCCGATTATTATAAAGGCAATGTCATTGTGCTGGTAGATGAAAATACGCAAAGCCAGGCGGAGACTACCACCATGATGTTTAAACAGCATCCAAAGTCCAAAATAATAGGCAGTAATACTTCAGGAGCTAACGGAGATATTATCAAATTTAAAATAGCAGACTTAGATACTTGTTTTACCGGACTTGGAGCCTATTATCCTGACGGAAGAGAAACTCAGAGAATAGGAATTATTCCTGACATTCTAATTAAACCAACTGTAGAGGGAATAAAAAATGGAAAAGATGAAGTTTTGGAAAGAGCTTTGCTGTATATTAAAAATAAGAATTAA
- a CDS encoding bifunctional response regulator/alkaline phosphatase family protein, giving the protein MSEKILWIDDEIDLLKPHIVFLEKKGYQVTPVNNVNEALELMDSEKFALTLIDENMPGISGLEAIPMIKEKDNSLKIVMVTKSEEEHIMEEAIGSQIADYILKPVNPNQILLSLKKNLQQENLVEQKTILQYQQEFRNLSMELSYLRTYQDWAEYYKKILSWEIKFDKVADNEFADLLQSQKEEANIQFAKFIEKNYVDWLTDSDKPLMSHTLFKEKVKPEVEKEKVLLLMVDNLRYDQWKVIEPLFTKYYNKISEDYYYSILPTATQYARNSFFAGLMPSEIEKRFPDKWFNDNEEGNKNEFERDFLEDQMKRIGLGSKSMKYLKVLNADFERKIYDDFNQHKNNDLLVIVYNFIDILSHAKTDNHIVDQLIRDDKTFRSLTLNWFENSSLLKIIKTAAENGYKLVITTDHGTVYVKKPSKVVGDRETSTNIRYKTGKSLTYDDSDVWAITNPEKLFLPKGNLSSKYIFAKNNIFLAYPKNYNHFVNYYKETYQHGGISLEECIIPISILEPK; this is encoded by the coding sequence ATGTCAGAAAAGATATTATGGATCGATGATGAAATAGATTTACTTAAACCTCATATCGTATTTTTAGAAAAGAAAGGTTATCAGGTAACCCCTGTTAACAATGTGAATGAGGCTTTGGAACTTATGGATTCAGAGAAATTCGCTCTAACGCTTATTGATGAAAATATGCCGGGTATTTCCGGACTGGAAGCAATTCCTATGATTAAGGAAAAAGATAATTCTTTAAAAATAGTAATGGTGACCAAAAGTGAAGAGGAACACATTATGGAAGAGGCCATCGGTTCCCAAATAGCAGATTACATCCTAAAACCTGTAAATCCTAATCAGATCTTACTTTCATTAAAGAAAAATCTTCAGCAGGAAAATCTTGTAGAACAAAAAACTATTTTACAATACCAACAAGAATTCAGGAACCTTTCTATGGAGCTTTCTTATTTAAGAACCTATCAGGATTGGGCTGAATATTATAAAAAGATCTTAAGCTGGGAAATTAAGTTCGATAAAGTAGCAGATAATGAATTTGCAGATCTTTTACAGTCTCAGAAGGAAGAAGCGAATATTCAGTTTGCCAAGTTTATTGAAAAAAATTACGTAGACTGGCTTACAGATTCCGATAAACCTTTGATGAGCCATACTCTTTTTAAAGAAAAAGTAAAGCCTGAGGTAGAAAAAGAGAAAGTTCTTTTGTTAATGGTAGATAACCTTCGTTATGATCAATGGAAAGTAATTGAACCATTATTCACCAAATATTACAATAAAATTTCGGAAGATTATTATTACAGTATTCTTCCAACGGCGACACAATACGCGAGAAACTCTTTCTTTGCAGGTTTAATGCCGTCAGAGATTGAAAAACGTTTCCCTGATAAATGGTTTAATGACAATGAAGAAGGAAACAAAAATGAATTTGAGCGTGACTTCCTGGAGGATCAGATGAAGAGAATCGGTCTTGGATCCAAATCTATGAAATACCTGAAGGTATTGAACGCAGATTTTGAAAGAAAGATTTACGATGATTTCAATCAGCACAAAAACAATGATCTTTTGGTAATTGTTTACAACTTTATTGATATCCTTTCTCATGCTAAGACAGACAACCATATTGTTGACCAACTTATCCGTGATGATAAAACATTCCGTTCTCTGACTCTTAACTGGTTTGAAAACTCTTCATTGCTGAAGATTATCAAAACTGCTGCTGAAAACGGTTACAAATTAGTGATTACTACAGACCACGGAACGGTTTACGTTAAAAAGCCAAGCAAAGTAGTGGGTGACAGAGAAACCTCTACGAATATCCGTTATAAAACGGGGAAAAGCTTAACGTATGATGACAGTGATGTTTGGGCAATTACCAATCCGGAAAAACTGTTCCTTCCCAAAGGAAACCTAAGCTCGAAATATATTTTTGCTAAAAACAATATATTCCTTGCTTATCCTAAAAACTACAATCATTTTGTAAATTACTATAAAGAAACCTACCAACACGGTGGAATCTCATTGGAGGAATGTATCATTCCTATCAGTATTTTAGAACCCAAGTAG
- a CDS encoding YciI family protein, with protein MFIISLTYKVAIENIERYLPEHNSFLQKYYDLGLFIASGRKEPRTGGIIICKADSKDEVRKIIQEDPFHIHQVADYDITEFIPSKYNENFKIFIED; from the coding sequence ATGTTCATTATTTCGCTTACGTATAAAGTAGCTATTGAAAATATAGAGCGCTATCTCCCTGAACACAATTCCTTTCTTCAAAAATATTATGATTTAGGGCTGTTTATTGCTTCGGGAAGAAAAGAACCGAGAACCGGTGGAATTATTATCTGTAAAGCCGACTCTAAAGATGAGGTTCGGAAGATCATTCAGGAAGATCCTTTTCATATTCATCAGGTAGCGGATTATGACATTACTGAATTTATTCCCTCGAAATACAACGAAAATTTTAAAATATTTATAGAAGACTAA
- a CDS encoding exodeoxyribonuclease III, translating to MKLITYNVNGIRAAFTKDFLGWLKIADPDVICIQESKAGNDQIDIESLEKLGYHSYWHSAVKKGYSGVGIASKVKPNHVEYGCGIESYDNEGRIIRADFDGFSAISVYVPSASNIERLDFKMQFCHDFLTYIKNLKKEIPNLIISGDFNICHEAIDIHNPVGLKNVSGFLPMEREWMTNFINECELIDSFRFFNNEPDHYTWWSYRQNSRERNKGWRLDYNFTSYSLKDKLTRAVILKEAVHSDHCPALLELDV from the coding sequence ATGAAATTAATAACATACAATGTTAATGGAATCAGAGCTGCCTTTACCAAGGATTTTCTGGGCTGGCTAAAAATCGCTGATCCGGATGTGATCTGTATCCAGGAGAGTAAAGCAGGAAACGATCAGATAGACATCGAAAGCCTTGAAAAATTAGGATACCACAGTTATTGGCATTCAGCCGTAAAAAAAGGCTATAGTGGCGTTGGAATTGCGTCAAAAGTAAAACCTAACCATGTAGAATATGGTTGTGGTATTGAAAGCTATGATAATGAAGGAAGAATTATCCGTGCAGATTTCGATGGGTTCTCGGCTATTTCAGTGTACGTTCCTTCTGCTTCCAATATTGAAAGACTGGATTTCAAGATGCAGTTCTGTCATGACTTCCTTACTTATATCAAAAATCTGAAAAAGGAGATTCCTAATCTTATTATATCAGGAGATTTTAATATCTGCCACGAAGCGATTGATATTCACAATCCTGTTGGTTTAAAGAATGTTTCCGGATTTCTCCCTATGGAAAGAGAGTGGATGACCAATTTCATCAATGAATGTGAGCTGATTGACAGTTTCAGATTCTTCAATAATGAGCCTGATCATTATACGTGGTGGAGCTACAGACAAAACTCAAGGGAAAGAAATAAAGGCTGGAGGTTAGATTATAACTTCACCTCTTATAGTTTAAAGGACAAACTCACCAGAGCTGTTATCTTAAAGGAAGCAGTTCACTCTGATCATTGCCCTGCCTTATTGGAACTGGATGTATAA
- a CDS encoding septal ring lytic transglycosylase RlpA family protein: protein MMKRFILVIIMMISTLGVYSFTSNALDAKKTSYASYYHDKFNGRKTASGEIFDNSKFTAANRTLPFGTNVKVTNLRNGKEVIVRINDRGPFHSSRSLDMSKAAFDEIGDINRGTIPVEYEIVD, encoded by the coding sequence ATGATGAAAAGATTCATTCTCGTAATCATAATGATGATTTCAACCTTAGGTGTTTACTCGTTTACGAGTAATGCCTTAGATGCGAAAAAAACAAGTTATGCATCGTACTACCACGATAAATTTAACGGTAGAAAAACTGCTAGCGGTGAAATCTTTGATAACTCAAAGTTTACTGCAGCAAACAGAACGCTTCCATTTGGAACAAACGTTAAGGTAACAAACCTTAGAAATGGGAAAGAGGTAATAGTGAGGATTAATGACAGAGGACCTTTCCATTCATCAAGATCTTTAGACATGTCTAAAGCAGCGTTCGATGAGATCGGAGATATCAATCGTGGTACTATTCCGGTCGAATATGAAATTGTCGATTAA
- a CDS encoding IS1595-like element ISBbi1 family transposase: protein MNIFSFTAHFGSEEDCRLHFKEQRDKEGVVCKRCGGTSHYWLQGKWSYECKGCRFRTSLRSGTIMESSKLPFLVWYKTMFLMSCTKKGFSTNELQKQLGLKRYEPVWAMVHKLRRAMGNRDARYTLEGMIELDEGYFSVASKEIERGKGTRGRGAEGKQNVAVMAESTPLEDIETGKKEKHVRYFKARVLDSHQSEGINGVVRDCMEDDAIVFSDKSTSYVDISDLVELHVTEKSDAKTTKETLKWVHIAISNAKRTLLGNYHKIKRKYLQLYLNEFIYKLNRRYFGDKLFDRLVIANITGA, encoded by the coding sequence ATGAACATATTCAGTTTTACGGCTCATTTCGGTTCGGAGGAAGATTGTCGTTTGCATTTCAAGGAGCAGCGTGATAAGGAAGGGGTTGTCTGCAAGCGATGCGGGGGCACTTCCCATTATTGGTTACAGGGTAAATGGAGTTATGAATGCAAAGGTTGCCGTTTCCGCACCTCGTTGCGCAGCGGTACGATCATGGAGAGCTCCAAGCTGCCGTTTCTGGTGTGGTACAAAACGATGTTCCTGATGAGTTGCACAAAAAAGGGATTCTCCACCAACGAACTCCAGAAGCAATTAGGATTGAAGCGTTACGAACCGGTATGGGCGATGGTACACAAACTCCGCAGGGCGATGGGCAACCGGGATGCAAGGTATACACTGGAAGGGATGATAGAACTGGATGAGGGTTACTTTTCGGTGGCCAGTAAGGAAATCGAGCGAGGCAAGGGTACACGTGGCCGGGGAGCCGAGGGAAAGCAGAACGTTGCGGTGATGGCCGAAAGCACCCCGTTGGAAGATATCGAAACGGGCAAAAAGGAGAAGCATGTGCGTTATTTCAAGGCCAGGGTACTGGATAGCCATCAAAGTGAAGGAATCAACGGCGTGGTCAGGGACTGCATGGAGGATGATGCCATCGTATTTTCGGACAAAAGCACTTCTTACGTTGACATCTCCGATCTGGTGGAATTGCACGTCACCGAGAAATCAGACGCCAAAACCACCAAGGAAACACTCAAATGGGTGCATATCGCAATCAGTAATGCAAAACGGACATTGCTGGGCAACTACCATAAAATCAAAAGGAAATACTTACAGTTGTATCTCAACGAGTTTATTTACAAATTAAACAGACGGTATTTTGGAGACAAACTCTTTGACAGACTAGTAATTGCGAATATAACAGGTGCATAA
- the rimO gene encoding 30S ribosomal protein S12 methylthiotransferase RimO, with protein MRTKSVGKKKINVVTLGCSKNVYDSEVLMSQLKANGKEVVHEDRGDIVVINTCGFIDNAKEESINTILDYVEAKSRGEVEKVFVTGCLSERYKPDLIKEIPDVDQYFGTRDLPILLKHLGADYKHELVGERLTTTPKHYAYLKISEGCDRPCSFCAIPLMRGGHVSTPIEKLVSEAQKLAKKGTKELILIAQDLTYYGLDIYKKRALGDLLKELVKVDGVEWIRLHYAFPSGFPEDVLDIIREEPKVCNYIDIPLQHINSDLLKSMKRGTTHEKTDALLGKFREKVPDMAIRTTLIVGYPGETEERFQELKDWVKEQKFDRLGCFTYSHEENTGAYVLEDDIPQEVKEARVEEIMELQSQISWEKNQEKVGKVFRCMFDRKEGNYFIGRTEYDSPDVDNTVLVSAEDTYISIGEFADVKITSAEEFDLYGELI; from the coding sequence ATGCGTACAAAATCAGTAGGGAAGAAAAAAATCAATGTAGTTACACTTGGATGTTCCAAGAATGTATATGACTCCGAAGTACTAATGAGCCAGCTGAAAGCCAATGGGAAAGAAGTGGTTCACGAAGATCGTGGAGATATTGTTGTTATTAATACCTGCGGATTTATTGATAATGCTAAAGAAGAATCTATCAATACTATTCTAGATTACGTAGAGGCTAAAAGCAGAGGTGAAGTAGAAAAGGTATTCGTTACAGGTTGTCTTTCTGAACGATACAAACCGGATTTGATAAAAGAAATTCCAGATGTAGATCAGTATTTTGGTACAAGAGATCTTCCTATATTATTAAAGCATCTTGGTGCAGATTACAAGCATGAATTGGTAGGAGAGAGATTAACGACTACTCCGAAGCATTATGCATACCTTAAAATTTCTGAAGGATGTGATAGACCATGTTCTTTCTGTGCAATTCCTTTGATGAGAGGGGGCCACGTTTCCACTCCAATTGAAAAACTAGTTTCAGAGGCTCAGAAATTAGCTAAAAAAGGAACTAAAGAATTAATTCTTATTGCCCAGGATCTTACCTATTATGGATTAGATATTTATAAAAAAAGAGCATTAGGAGATTTGCTTAAAGAATTGGTAAAAGTAGACGGAGTAGAATGGATCCGTCTTCATTATGCTTTCCCTAGTGGTTTCCCGGAAGATGTTTTAGATATTATCCGTGAAGAACCTAAAGTTTGTAATTATATAGATATTCCGCTTCAGCATATCAATTCTGATTTGTTGAAATCAATGAAAAGAGGAACTACGCATGAAAAAACAGATGCGCTCTTAGGAAAATTTAGAGAAAAAGTTCCTGATATGGCCATCAGAACCACTCTGATTGTAGGATATCCGGGAGAAACGGAAGAAAGATTCCAGGAACTTAAAGATTGGGTAAAAGAACAGAAATTTGACAGGTTGGGATGTTTTACCTATTCCCATGAGGAAAATACAGGTGCCTATGTACTGGAAGATGATATCCCGCAGGAAGTAAAAGAAGCCAGAGTAGAAGAAATTATGGAGTTGCAATCTCAGATTTCATGGGAAAAGAATCAGGAAAAAGTAGGGAAAGTATTCAGATGTATGTTTGACCGTAAGGAAGGAAACTACTTCATCGGAAGAACAGAATATGATTCTCCGGACGTTGATAATACTGTTTTGGTATCAGCTGAGGATACTTATATCTCTATCGGAGAATTCGCAGATGTGAAGATTACTTCCGCTGAAGAATTTGATTTATATGGTGAATTAATATAA